The genomic interval TCAGCGCACAAACAGCCCCGGCAAGTCCAAGAGCCGGCCCGGCCAACTGGAGAGCGTCCTGGTGGTCGGCGAGGGAGCCAGCGAGCCCACTACCTCGGCCACCACCCTGCGGGACAGCACACGCACCATCTCACAGAGCGACGCCGACGATGGCGGCGAAGCAGCGGCCGCCGAGGACCTGCTGCCCCCACAGTCGGATTACCTCAACGGCGTCAAGCGGAAGTACGTCCCGCAGCAGCAGGCGTCGCCGAATCACCGGGTGGTGCCCGCATCCACCTCGCAGCAATTCTTCAGCGGAGCCTCCGATTTTGCTGTAAGTAGTCAAGAACATATTTAATAAGTTAGGATGCAAAGATTAGTCTAAATAGTAGCTCAATCGTAGTAGCTGAACTCATTTGAAATCGATGTTCGAGTAAAAGTCGTATATTTCCGACGATGTGTGATAAGATTGAGAAGGAATGTGTAGGCTAAGGACCCAATCGTCCAGTTGATTATCCCAACTAATCGGGAACTTTTCTTCCTGCAGACAATTTGCAAGCCGGCGCCCTATTCTCACGACGAGGAGGCCATGCTGGAGCGGGATAGGTGTGACTACACTCAGAGGATCACCTACCAAATGGCCCGATCCGGACAGACGACCCGCAGGGTGAGGGTCTACGCCGATGGCATCTACGATCTGTTCCACCAGGGCCACGCCCGCCAACTAATGCAGGCCAAGAATATCTTTCCCAACGTGTACCTAATTGTGGGCGTGTGCAACGATGAGCTCACCCACCGCATGAAGGGTCGCACCGTGATGAATGGCTTCGAGCGATACGAGGGAGTGCGTCACTGCCGCTATGTGGACGAGGTATGTTCTGCCCGGCACTGATTAGAGATCTATCGGTCTATAGCATCTTACTCTGTCTTGCAGATCGTCCAGAATGCGCCATGGACTCTGTCCGATGAATTCATCGCCGACAACAAAATCGACTTTGTGGCCCACGACGACATTCCGTATGTAACCGATGGCATGGATGACATCTATGCTCCTCTCAAGGCGCGCGGCATGTTCGTGGCCACGGAGCGCACTGAGGGCGTGTCCACCTCGGACATCGTGGCCCGGATCGTCAAGGATTACGATCTGTATGTGCGTCGTAATCTGGCCAGAGGCTATTCGGCCAAGGAACTCAACGTGTCGTTCCTGTCCGAGAAGAAGTTCCGGCTGCAGAACAAGATGGACGAGCTGAAGTCGCGCGGCAAGCGCGAGCTGAGCAAGGTGAAGGTGGACATCATCACCAAGTGGGAGGAGAAGTCGCGCGAGTTCATCGACACCTTCCTGCTGCTGTTCGGACGTGAGAACCTGAATCACTTGTGGAACGAGTCGAAGGGCAAGCTTCTGCAGGCACTCAGTCCGCCGGGCAGCCCGTCGGGATCCGTGAACGGTGATGACACGGAGGGCGGCGAGGACTACAGCGAAACTATTGACGAGTACTTGGAAATGGCCGAGAAGTTGAGTGGgggcagcggtagcggcagCAGTGGATCGCTGAACGGCAAACAGAGGCCGAAGCAGAAGCGCTCCTCGCTGGCCCGCCGCAGTTACCAGAGTCTGCAGAGCCGATCACCCGACCTGGAGGCGGATGGGGacgaggatgcggatgcggagtACGAGCGGCGCAGCGATTGATTCTAGTGCGGGCCAGCCCGATCTTTTCTTCTTCTCTTAATGTCTTTGATGCTATTGTAAATGGACTTGTTTGCAACTAGTTCGACGGCACACTATAGATGCCCCAGGATCGCCACGCAGGCTCCACGAACACACACTTATATTTACTCTAGCCCTAAGTGGTACTGTAATCCCAATGTTTTAGTTGGCACTCGTTCTCCTCCTTCCTCAACTCCACCTGCCCATCTCCATCTGTGAGAATCGAGGGAATCCTGTAGCTAATTCAGTTGTGTGTGTGGAACAAGCAACCACCAACGCGGAAAAGACTCATTTTTGTATTAGGCACTCGGCGGACTGTGCACGAAATGAATCGGCAGTGGCGGCAGATTCAGGTGCCGAAAATATctagaaatatttatattaaattatttcgCATAACATTAAACTAAGTTAACACACCGCAACCAGAACACCAACCAATATAGAGAAATCCAAACAAATTACGAAATACATtcggaaaatgcaaaaaataaaacaagtaATTAGTAACAGTTGGCAATAGCGGAACTATTGCAAATgctttgttaaatattttttgaaaaataaacattGAATCGAAAGGAAATAGAAGTAAAGCGAGTGGCTTGTGAATCAGTTTTGCTATCTCATACGTTTATCCAGCAATTGCGCATCCGATTCAGCAGCCATCCATGGCACTGGTGGAATTCTTGAGCGCCAGCcactgatgatgatgaaacCGTTTGCCTTGATTGGACACCCATTCCCTCGCAATTAGCTGCCCATTCACCGGCTGGAAGCGGTTCACTGATTTGTTTAATGGCGCTGCGGTTTATATATAGATGCGCGCCCATCGCCTGATCGAATCGGCGGACCCGTGCCAAGTCAGGCGACCGACCCGTTGCTTCCTATTTGCTTGCGCCTCAATTTGCGGCAATTGAAGATGAGCGATGAATCCGAGCCAGAGGCTTGGGCCTGAGACTGCGACGGCGACTAGAGCCGCCTCCAAGTCGTGTGCCTCGCCAGCCGCTGGACTCAATTGTATTGATTCGCCACCAGTTGCCGCCAATTTATTCTGATCGCAGCTAGTGCGCAGTTGGGGGCATCTCTCGCTCAAAGTCTCGGACTCAATCCCCGACAGAGTAGGCCTAGAGGGTTATGCCGGTTCCGTctcaatttatgtaatcagtCGTCCGGACGAAATCCCCTTGAGCGGACCACTAGTGCTGTACTTAGTTGTGTATACtcgtacatatatttttataagcaaTGGACAGAATGCCCGAAGAGGACGACGTATCCCCAGTGTCGACGGCTCCTGTCACGCCGACACCGCCGCCGGAGTTTAAGATGCTACCGCTCTTTATGGACTTTGAGGATTTTGTAAGCCTACTCAGAGGAACAGGAGCTGCCACATACTAATCTCTCTTCCCCAAACGCCACCAGAGCATTTGCCAGCCTGCGCCTTTCTCGTACGATGACAAGGCCATGCTGGAGCTCGAGAGATGCGACTACACACAGAGGATCACCTATCATATGGCCAGAGCTGGGAAGACGACGCGCAGGGTGCGGGTCTATGCAGATGGCATATATGATCTGTTCCACCAGGGCCATGCCCGCCAACTGATGCAGGCCAAGAATGTGTTTCCCAACGTCTATCTCATCGTGGGCGTGTGCAATGATGAGCTGACCCTCAGGATGAAGGGACGCACGGTCATGAATGGATTCGAGCGCTACGAGGGAGTGCGTCACTGCCGCTACGTGGATGAGGTAAGTGTTCAATGGAAGAAATCAAATGTTTCTTTACACTCTTGGTTCCATTCCTTATCACAAGATCGTTCCGAATGCTCCGTGGACGCTAAATGAGGAGTTTATCGAGGAGCACAAGATCGACTTTGTGGCCCACGATGACATACCCTATGGAGCTGGCGGAGTCAACGACATATATGCTCCACTCAAAGCGAAGGGAATGTTCGTGGCCACGGAGCGCACTGAGGGCGTGTCCACGTCGGACATTGTGGCCCGAATCGTGAAGGACTACGACGTATATGTGCGCAGGAATCTGGCCAGAGGCTACTCAGCCAAGGAGCTCAACGTCTCCTTTCTCTCCGAGAAGAAATTCCGTCTGCAGAACAAGATGGACGAGCTGAAGACACGAGGCAAGCGGGAGCTGACCAAAGTCAAGGTTGACATCATCACCAAGTGGGAGGAGAAGTCGCGCGAGTTCATTGATGCCTTCCTGCTCCTGTTCGGCAGGGAGCGGCTTAACACCTTCTGGAACGAGTCCAAGGGCCGAATCATTCAGGCCCTCAGCCCACCAGGCAGTCCGAATGGCTCCGTAAACGGTGACGATCCAGACGCAACAGACCACTTAGACTCTGAGGATGAGTACATGGAGCTGCCACCAGACTACGGATCCGGTAGTTGCGGATCCCTTAGTCGAAAACTAAAGCGCCCTGATAAGGTGAATGCCTCAGCAAACCTCAATTACTCGGAGCAACCAGAACATAGGGATGTCGTAAACGAGCTACGCAGCGACTAGACGAATTGGGCCCTTCCTATCAATTAAAACGttaataaatttgtttgtaGTCTAATGGAACAGCGCAATAGGCACTTTTATACCTATTTAAAAGAGCTACCAGAAAAAGTATGCGCTTAAAATACATTCCGATAAATTGTGAATATTCCTTTTGGCAAGAAAGTAAAAAAGGCGTTTGTTTCATATTGTAGTTGCGTCCTTTATTGGTTATCTTATGTGTATTGTGAATATATGTTTGGTTAAATTATAGATTAGCTGAATGATTTTCCAAATCCTCTTCAATGAAAGAACAATCGCAtttgttatttaaaataaCGTTGAAATATTcgcataaaaacaaaaatacaataaatctTGTAACTTCATCTAGCTCTTCATGGAGCTCTGTTCATGCCCGTGGCGAACAGGGGAACCATCTTCTTTCCCTTGGCCTTCTTTTGCTTCTTGGATTCCGCAGGAGCTGCTCCATTCGATTTAGCTGCTCCTACCTTTTGCTTTTTCTGGTCCAAGGCTCCAACTAAAAGTTCTCCCAGACCCCAGTGGCCCACAGATCGCTGCTCAAGGTCCTCATCACTGGTTCTTGGGACCATGACAGCCCGTGGCGGCGGTGGAGCTGAACGGCCCCAAGCGCCCACCTGAATATCCAATGACGGGCCAGCTCCTCCAGGAGAACTACTTGCAATGGTGGGCCACAACTCCTGCTTGGGACTGCCCAAAGTGACGCTGGAGTAGCGGGAACCGTGGTCCTGGTTGCTGATGTTCACGGGCACAGAACCACTGGGAGCGGGCAAAGCCTCCTCGAAACCGCACTTTAGATTAAATCACATATTAATAATTGACACTAACGGCAGGCATTGCTAACTCACAGTGGGAAACTCGTGGGAGGAGCTTAGGTCAAGGTTAGCTGCACTGGCAATAAGTTTGCCCATCTGGCGGTCATTTATCTCGTTGATGTGCTGCTCTCGTTTGCGCTCCTCGCGATCCCGACGCTGTCGCTCCTTCTTACGATGAAGAATGTCCTCTGCggaaaaaatacatatttgcTTAATGCTTTACATGGACCTAGTGGACTTACCCTTAAAGAGCTTGAGTATTCCTCCAGAGACCACTGGCGGCTGCAGTTCGACTTCCACAACCGAAAACTGACAAGTCAAAGGCAAGTGGCCAAGACAAGTGAACTTGCGTCGATGCTCCTCATCCATGGAGTGCTGTTCCATCTGCACGATTTGGGCTTCGATGAGTAGCGGACCCAAGTCCAAGGTGCCGTAGCAAGCCTGAAGCATCTTCACATTCAAGGGATGCAAGTAAATATTCTGTCCGTCGTTTGACTGGTAGAAATAATAGTATTTATTATGGTTGCTCGAGTAGCTAAGGCTGCTAGATGCCTCTCCCGACGAGATGGAGGCATCGTCTGACTTCTCAATATCAATCTTGGTCTCGGTTTCTAGGCAAAGTACAGGTGCCGTCTCTTCTTCATCCTCTCTGGGATCTGGTTTCTCGAGTCCCAACTTCTCGCCACGCTCCTGAAGCATCACCAGCGCTTGCTGG from Drosophila mauritiana strain mau12 chromosome 3L, ASM438214v1, whole genome shotgun sequence carries:
- the LOC117139461 gene encoding choline-phosphate cytidylyltransferase A — its product is MATSSILAKSTINSTSPPATPSSSASPGSTLTTRKRTYEIAIAMPSSTASSSATKVSEVQDQRTNSPGKSKSRPGQLESVLVVGEGASEPTTSATTLRDSTRTISQSDADDGGEAAAAEDLLPPQSDYLNGVKRKYVPQQQASPNHRVVPASTSQQFFSGASDFATICKPAPYSHDEEAMLERDRCDYTQRITYQMARSGQTTRRVRVYADGIYDLFHQGHARQLMQAKNIFPNVYLIVGVCNDELTHRMKGRTVMNGFERYEGVRHCRYVDEIVQNAPWTLSDEFIADNKIDFVAHDDIPYVTDGMDDIYAPLKARGMFVATERTEGVSTSDIVARIVKDYDLYVRRNLARGYSAKELNVSFLSEKKFRLQNKMDELKSRGKRELSKVKVDIITKWEEKSREFIDTFLLLFGRENLNHLWNESKGKLLQALSPPGSPSGSVNGDDTEGGEDYSETIDEYLEMAEKLSGGSGSGSSGSLNGKQRPKQKRSSLARRSYQSLQSRSPDLEADGDEDADAEYERRSD
- the LOC117139463 gene encoding choline-phosphate cytidylyltransferase A, coding for MDRMPEEDDVSPVSTAPVTPTPPPEFKMLPLFMDFEDFSICQPAPFSYDDKAMLELERCDYTQRITYHMARAGKTTRRVRVYADGIYDLFHQGHARQLMQAKNVFPNVYLIVGVCNDELTLRMKGRTVMNGFERYEGVRHCRYVDEIVPNAPWTLNEEFIEEHKIDFVAHDDIPYGAGGVNDIYAPLKAKGMFVATERTEGVSTSDIVARIVKDYDVYVRRNLARGYSAKELNVSFLSEKKFRLQNKMDELKTRGKRELTKVKVDIITKWEEKSREFIDAFLLLFGRERLNTFWNESKGRIIQALSPPGSPNGSVNGDDPDATDHLDSEDEYMELPPDYGSGSCGSLSRKLKRPDKVNASANLNYSEQPEHRDVVNELRSD
- the LOC117139460 gene encoding RING finger protein 10, producing MDSNNSSSSKKQSQSSHHGKSSSAESQRKSSELHTNSNKQRHSRRRNQVPTPRNDQQQQPQQPAKLRPNVDKRPKARGFGGGYDFPSPRGQDGASGSSRLAYSATGYSRSGDFDHELNSVYTQGSKKQNLNHLLNFHCVPRELERGHHHQAQQHHGLSGRKQRYNKEQFLQANFQFVIRSGAKAQVDGSPDALIDWSYIEQINIQTTEELQCPICLYPPVAAKLTRCGHAYCWPCLLHYLSLSDKTWRKCPICYDAIHAGDLKSCTIEQLRDLQVGEKITFQLMRRRKGSMYIEKHVAGLGETIERFPFLSADEEAKHYSKFLIAKRMDVAAIIERERCELLAESDISCPEDVFIQQALVMLQERGEKLGLEKPDPREDEEETAPVLCLETETKIDIEKSDDASISSGEASSSLSYSSNHNKYYYFYQSNDGQNIYLHPLNVKMLQACYGTLDLGPLLIEAQIVQMEQHSMDEEHRRKFTCLGHLPLTCQFSVVEVELQPPVVSGGILKLFKEDILHRKKERQRRDREERKREQHINEINDRQMGKLIASAANLDLSSSHEFPTCGFEEALPAPSGSVPVNISNQDHGSRYSSVTLGSPKQELWPTIASSSPGGAGPSLDIQVGAWGRSAPPPPRAVMVPRTSDEDLEQRSVGHWGLGELLVGALDQKKQKVGAAKSNGAAPAESKKQKKAKGKKMVPLFATGMNRAP